Part of the Sulfuricella denitrificans skB26 genome is shown below.
CTTCTTTGCTTCGTTGTTCAGGGATGGCGACGATTACGACCTCTGCCTTGCCTGCATTTATTGTGCATCTTAAGGAGACAAGATAGCCCTATTTGAAAGGCGGGTCTGTGCGCTGTCGCACATACCGCTGTCCACGTCTGTGAGACAAGGCGTAAGCCAATATCGGCTTACATCCTGAAGGTCGGTTTGCGGGCAAGGCAGCCAGGGCAATTAAATTGCCCTGGCTGCAATTCGGCTGTCGATATGCATCCGATCTGAATCCGTCTCAGGGCCAGCATTTCCTGAAAACAAAGGACCCCATTATCAATACGCAAGCAGGGCAATCGTCTGTAAAATGTGGGCATGGGCGACATCAAAAAAACAGCAAGCCTTCCCAGTCTGGAAGGCATTACCCTCGAAGTCATCGTCACACGGCTATCCGAGAGCATGGGCTGGGAGGCGATGGCTGCCGTTGTGCCTGTGCGTTGCTTTACTCACGATCCCAGCATCAAATCCAGCTTGAAATTTTTACGGAGAACACCGTGGGCCCGCAAAAAGGTAGAGCAATTGTATTTGCAGCAAGCTCAGGGCTCCGTTGAATCTGATTTTTCATACCGGGACAGGCATTGAGTCGTTTTGGAGTGATGCAAAACGACGGCGGGCCAGGATCATCACTGTAATCCTGCCGCCCTGCAGAATCTTTTGAAAACTTCTTGTATGCCAAGGCTTATTTGTTGCGCCGCCAGAAATGACTCATCAGCGGTTTGACACTGATGCCATGCATGAGTATCGACATCGCAACCACGATCAGCGTCAGTTGAATAAACTCCAGCGCCAACGGTTCAGGCAGTCCGTGTTGTATGGCGAACATAAGATAGTAAAGCGAGCCGATGCCGCGCACCCCGAACCAGCCTGTCAGGCCGCGCATTTTCCACGATGTGCTGGAGCCCAGCAGGGCGATGAGGACACTGAACGGGCGCGCGACCATGAACAGAAATAGCGCCAACCCTACCGCCTGCCAGCTCCACGAGTCGAGAAACAGTGTCCCGCCTAGCAGCAGGATCAGTATTAGCTCCGACAGTCGCTCCAGATGCTCCTTGAACATCAGAGACCCTTGGCTGATGGTTGGCGTTACTTCGGGATCAGGGCTTGTCGAATCTGCCATCCTGATTTCTCGGAGAGACCGCGAGTCAGGGTAATCTTTGGGGTTGTTGGCGAGCTTCAGCTCAGTCTGACGCAGTGCGACAGCGGCGAAAAATACGGCCAGAAATCCCCACGCATTAAGCAGCACACATAAACCGTACACCACGCCTATCAAGCCAAGCCCGAGAAAATCATCCATCAGTTCGTGCTTGTGTAGCTCGCCACGCAGCTTCCATCCCAAATGTGCCAGCGTGACCCCGGCAACCACGCCGATGGCAATTCCGCCCAGCGTGGCCCACAGTACGTCGACCACGACCCATTGCAGGCCAGAATCACCGATCTCATGCAGTCCCAGCAAGCCCATTCCCAGCATCACAAATGGAAAGGCAGTACCGTCATTCATGCCCGCTTCGCAGGTTAATGTGAAGCGCAGATGGTCGCGGTCACCGGGATGGCGGATCTGGACGTCAGTTGCCAGCACAGGATCGGTCGGGGCAACGATGGCGCCCAATAACACTCCCGCACCCAGCGGCAGGCCAAGTACATAGTAGGCGAAAGCCGCGACCATCCCGACAGTAACAGTCATCGATACCGTTGCCAGCAAAACTGGCGTGCGCCAACGTGCAAAACTGAACGGCACAGGCATTTTGATGCCAGCCGAAAACAACGAAATCAGTACAGCCACTTCGGTCAATACTTCCAGCAGCGCTGATTCCTTGAGCGGATTGAAATGAAACCAATTGAGGACCGTCGGCCCTACCAGCAGTCCAACCGCCAGATAGATAATGGCTGATGTTGCAGGCAGGCGCTTGAGGAGGGAGGGGGTAAGGCCCATGACAAGCAACAGGCCGCCTACGAGCATGAACCATTGTGGGTTGGTCATCTATTTCAATCTCTTTGGTAAAAACCAACGGCTTTAGTCGACAGCATCCCCGCTACGCCTATCCATCTACTCCGTTGGCAGGTTGTGTTTATATGTCGGCTAGCCACCGTGTGGTGCGTGATGCTACCAAGAACTTTGGAAGTTTCTGCTGGCTGCTAGTGATGCAGAGCCAATTCATCGCCAGGACTCATCGTTTCAGTCACGTCCTTGCCAATCCCGCGATAGCCGGTATAACGGCCAGAGGTGTCAAACATCGGTTCCCCGCTGACCATTAAATATTGCCGAGAACCATTGGGATTGGTCCGGCTGTAGACGAAATCCAGGAACGGCCGTCGGGCGGCCAGGTTCGCCTCAAGTTCCTTTCGTTCGATCTCATCCCAGCGCGCTCCCTGGTCATCCTGTATCCGGCCCAACTCGTCGTCGACCCTGATTCCGAGCATTTCAAACACCGGGCCGAAAATCTTGGTGAAATGCCCGTTTACGTCCTGCTCCCAATACCAGTCGGACGATAGCTCGGTCAGACGGCGAAAACGCGCTTCACTTTCACGTAGCTTGGCGGTCCGTTCCAGTACCGTCTGTTCCAGAACTTTGTTGGAATTCTCTAGTTTTTTGTACAACAGCCTGACTTCCAGCATGTTACGGATACGCGTCTGCACTTCGATCAGATCAAATGGTTTTCCGATGAAATCTTTCGCGCCAGTGGCGAGCGCACGCAACTTGTGATCGGGTTGAGCGGTGATTACGAGTACCGGAAGATAGCCATCGGTTTCGATCTCCTTCAGGCCTTCCATTACCTGAAACCCATCCATGCCGGGCATCTGCAGATCAAGCAGGATCAGGTCATAAAGGTTTTTGCGATGCAGCTCGCAGGCTGCATAGGGATCCGTTGTCGACGTAATGCAAGCATAGCCGGCATCACGCAGTATTTCCTCAAGAAGAAGCACGTTGGCTTCCTGATCGTCTACGATCAGAATGCTGGCATTCAGAAAATCGGCGGGATTGACCATTATCCTAGAAACCTTAGTTGGACGGGGTTGAGTGTGCGGTTATGGGGGTGCAGGGCAAGGCACAACAACGCGGAATGGTCGTTCCATTCCAAGGCGTTGCCAACCCTCACCCTAACCCTCTCCCAGAGGGAGAGGGGACGATCGCCCTCTCCCCCTCTGGGGGAGAGTTGGAGAGAGGGCTGCCGCCATGCGCCGACATAACCGTGCAATCTACCCCGTAGCGCATTCACCCGCCGGGTGAAACGGTAAACAGTGAAAATATTTATTGAAATCATAATATTAAATATCCAGTTAAGCGGTCAACTTAGGTTCCTAGGATTATTGCCCACTCGGGCGAATGCTACCGTTCAGCCCCGTTTCCGCAAGTTCCAGGGCCATGTTCAGTGCCTCAATGAACTCATGCACTTTGATCGGCTTGGTGAGATAGCGGAAGAATCCTGCCTCCAGGCCTGTTTCGACATCGCGTGGCATGGCATTGGCACTGATGGCAAGTACCGGTATATGCGCCGTTAGCGGATCTTCACGCAGGATTTTCAGCACTTGAAAACCGCTTATACCAGGCAGATTGATGTCCAACAGGATTACGTCCGGGAGATGGGTACGCGCAACCGCGATGCCGAGATTGCCATCGTGAGCGCTCAGCATGCGTATATGGGGGTGCTCCTGGATGATTTGCTCGACCAGCATCAGATTGGCCGGATTGTCTTCCACATAGAGCAGGGTGCGAGGCGCCGCGTTGGGCCGAGCGGGTTGCGTAAGTTCTGAGGACAAGGGATCTCCGGTAGGAAGTTGTGGCATCACGTCCCGGATCAGTTCGATCCAGAATTTGCTGCCTACACCGACGGTGCTTTCCACGCCGATAGTGCCGCCCATCAACTCGACCAGTTGCTTGGTGACCACCAGTCCGATGCCTGTTCCTTCCTCGGCGCCGTTCTCTTGCCCGAGACGATTGAACGGCTGGAATAGCTGCATCAGCTTTTGCGGAGGCAATCCCTCTCCGCTGTCTTTGATGCTGATGCGGATGCGTTCCGGGGTGCTTGCCGTGAACTCCACCGTTATCGTCCCCTGCTCGCGGTTGTATTTGATCGCATTCGAAAGCAGATTGATCAGAGCCTGCTTGACTCGGGTTCGGTCGGCATGGGCAAACCAGGTGTGGTCGAAGGGGAGAAAATTTAACTGGATGCCGCGTTGCTGCGCCTGCGGTTCAATCAAGGCCTGGCATTCGCGCATCACCTCGATCAGCGACACCGGCTCTCGCGACAACGACAGGTTGCCAGACTCGATCACTGCGAGGTCAAGGATTTGGTTAATCAGTTCAAGCAGATACCATCCTGCCTTGATAATCTGGTTTAGTCGTACAATCTGGGCGGCCGTTGGTGGCGGTGAACCGACCTCCAGCAACTGGGCGAAGCCGAGGATGGCATTGAGTGGGGTGCGCAGTTCATGGCTCATGCTGGAAAGGAAAGCTGATTTGGCGAGGTTGGCTTTTTCCGCCACGAATTTGGCGCTCTCCAATTCGATGTTATTTTCCTGGAGCACCTGATCCAGGCGTTTACGTTCGGTGACGTCGCGCGCAGCAGCGAACACGCCCTGCAGCTTCCTGTCCCGATCGTAGAAAGTGGTCGCATTGTAGGACACCACCGTTTCTTTCCCGTCCCGGTCTCGTACGGTGAGCTCGTAGTCGGAGACTTTCTTCTCGCTCAGCACCCGCTTGATGCCCGCTTCGGCCCGCTCCGGATCGGTAAAGTAATTCTTGAACGGCGCGCCTATCAGCTCGTCGCGCGTGCAACCGGTGAGCGACTCCGTTTGCTTGTTGACGTCGGTGATAATGCCGGACGGATCGGTGGTCATGATCGCATCGATGTTGGATTCGATCAGCGAGCGCGTGTAGAACTGCTGATCGCGCAGGCGCTGATCGAGCAGCTTCTGCTCAACTTCGATCTGCTTGCGCGCGGTGTTGTCGGTGCCGATCAACAGGTAGCCGATGATGGCGTCCTGCGCATCGCGCAGGGCCGTGACCGACACCACTGCCGGAAAGCGGCTGCCGTCCTTGCGGATATAGGTCAGCTCGTAGATGTCCTCGATGCCGCGCGAGGCCTTGAACACCAGGGCCTCAAAGCCCGGTTCGATCTGGGTTTCAAGTTCGGCGCTCAACTCCTTGGCGCGCGCGATCACTTCCTGCGGATCGGAAATATCGGCCGGGGTGATCTTGTTCATCACGTCGGCTGCCGTGTAGCCCAGCATGCGCTCGGCCCCGACGTTGAAGATCTGAATCACGCCCTTGGCATCGGTGGCGATGCTCGAAAAGTTGGCGCTGTTGAAAATCGCTCTCTGCAAGGCTCCTGCCTTGAGCAACGCTTCTTCCGCCCGCTTGCGTGCGGTGTTGTCAGTGCCGATCAGCAGGTAGCCGATGATGGTGCCTTGAGCGTCGCGCAGTGCCGTCACCGACACCACCGCCGGGAAGCGGCTGCCGTCCTTGCGGATGTAGGTCAGCTCATAGATGTCTTCGATGCCGCGCGAGGCCTTGAACACCAAAGCCTCAAAGCCTGGCTCAATCGGAGTTTCAAGTTCGGCGCTCAACGCCTTGGCGCGCGCGATCACTTCCTGCGGATCGGAAATGTCGGCCGGGGTGATTTTGTTCATCACGTCAGCGGCCGTATAGCCCAGCATGCGCTCGGCGCCGACATTGAAGATCTGGATCACGCCTTTCTCGTCGGTGGCGATACTCGAGAAGTTGGCGCTGTTGAGAATCGCGTTCTGCAAGGCCCCAGTTTTAAGCAAGGCCTCCTGGCGTCGAACCTCGGTGATGCCCTTCTCCGCCTCTGCAGGCAGACTGAAAATGGCAAGATCGCGGATTTTTTTGAACATGAATGACCTTTATTAAATCGCAAAATAAACTACTGGCTCGTGCGGTTGAAGCTGCGATCAGCGCCTCATCTGCTTATATCCACAATACCGCTAAAAAATAATCTGTTTTTGCCTGTGGCCATGGGTCCCTGAAATGGACTTTTAGCAGCTTCATTCCAGCATAACGATTAATCCAGTTGGTCTCCGTGCGTTAGCACACATAACACGAAGATTTAAAGCAAAGCTTGCAGCAGGACCTGAGGATTAATCGTGACTAGCTGAGGGATCTTGGCGATTACGACCATCGCACAGCAGGCGATGGAATTCTTTCTTGACTACGTTGTAGCATTCACAAGTGTGGGACTCCAGCCCCGACCGATCAAGCACGGTGATGTGACCCCGGCGGTAACTAATCAAACCCGTGCGCTGCAAATTCCCGGCGGTTTCCGTGATGCCTTCGCGGCGCACGCCGAGCATGCTGGCAATCAGTTCCTGCGTCATGGTCAATTCGTTCGAGGGCAATCGATCAAGGGTCAGCAGCAGCCAGCGACACAGTTGCTGCTCCACCGAATGATGCCGATTGCAGACCGCAGTCTGGGATATCTGGGTAATCAATGCCTGGGTGTAACGCAGCATCAGATGCATCATCGGCCCAGCGCGATTGAATTCCTCCATCAGCACGCGCGCCTTGAGACGGTAGCCATAACCACCGGTCTGAACGATGGCCCGGCTGGGCGTGGTATTGCCACCCATGAAGAGTGAAATTCCGAGGACGCCCTCATTGCCCACCCCCGCGATTTCGGACGATGCGCCGTTTTCCATGACGTAGTGCAGGGACACGATTGCGGTCGTCGGGAAATAGACGTGCTGCAACTGGCCGCCGGATTCACAAAGAACATCGCCCAGTGGCATCGCGACCAGTTCCAGCTGGGGAGCGATGTGCTCGAATTCAGCCGTGGGCAAGGCGGCGAGAAGATGATTTAGATTGGGGTTCTGCGAGGTTTCCATACGCGGTTTCCGAGTAATCGCCCAATCGGCATGAGCAACACGCGAACAGCATACACGCTTTGCACCTTCGGCGGATTACCGCTCATGGTGCATAACCAAAGGATTCTCCCGTGCCCAGGATCGGCGCCCACTCACCGGATATGAAAACCGCTCCCGCCAAACAGCCCGATCAATCCGATAATAATCAGATAGATTGCGACGATGTAGTTCAGCAGACGCGGCGCCATCAGAATGAGTACGCCGGCAATCAGCGAAACCAGTGGGGCGAGGTTTAAAGTCATGTTCATGTTTATCTCCTTGCTTGAGGGTAGTGCCATTATTCTCAACTTCTATTTCTGCGTAAACTTTTCATACAGTTGCTATTCTCCCAGCAACTCTGCCACAGGCTGCAATTGTTCCACATGCTGGGACACCACTTTCAGGATGACAATGATTGGAATGCCGAGCAGCATGCCCCACACCCCCCACAGCCATGCCCAGAACAGCAGCGAGATAAATACAGCCGCTGCATTCATTTTGGCGATTTTCCCGGTCATCCAGGTGGTAACCAAGGTGCCGATGATCGTGGCAATCGCTAATGATGCCCCCGAGACCAACAGCGCCATCGAAAGCGAGTCAAACTGCATGAAAGCGGCCATCCCGGTAGCGGCTGCAGTGAATATCGGACCGACATAAGGGATGACATGCAGCAAGCCCGCAGCGACGGCCCACGCCCCCGCGTTTTCCAGGCCGATCCAGCGGAACGCGATCCAGGTTAGCAATCCTAAAAGCAGATTAGTCATCAGCAGCATGAACAGATATTTCTGGATGGAATCGTTGATGTCGTTAAGGATGTTAATCGTGATTTTCTTCCTCGATAACGTCGGCCCCGCGAGTCGTACCAGCTTGCGCTTGAAGGTGTCGCCGCCCGCCAGGAGAAAGAAGGCCAAAAAGATCACCATGATCGCCTGGGCAATGAAACCCAGGGCACCCATGGAGCCAGCCCACATGAAATTGCCAAGCTTGAATCCGGGTGTTTCGATGACGACGTGAGTCGTACGCTGCTTGGGGCCTGGAGGAATGCCGGCAATCTGGCTGGTCGCCTTTTCCACTGCGCCCACGGCGGTTTGCATTTTTTTCATGTTCCCGCTCGGGTCGTCCCGCATGCTGGTGAACCCTGCAGACAGCTTGCTAGCGGCTTCGGGCAGTTGTGCGACTATCGACTGCATCTGCCCACGCAACGAGTAGGTGCCAAGCACGAGCGCGCACACAACGGCTACCATCACCATGGTTGTACCCAGAACGCGCTGGATCTTGATCCGTTCCAACCATACAACGAGGGGATTCAGGGTATAAGCCAGGAAAATTCCGAGCAACAGGGAAACAAAAAACTTCTGCATCCAGTCCAGCGCGAACACCAGCGCGACTGTCGCCAGTATGCCCAGCGCCACACCGCGCGCATCCACAGGAACGTAAACGGTTAAGGGATGGGCAGTCACAGAGACCTGCGCTGCGGGCTCTTGATTGCCTGCCAGATCTTCCGATGCGTCCATATATGCCAATTAGTTTGAATTGAAGGAATGTGCATTCGTAGTTGTTCAGGCTTTAGCCTGACATGTACGGCTGAATCCGTATCTACAAGGGGATTACTGAAGAAATGGGAAAACAAGTCCCCGCGTGCTACTCCCGGATGTGAGGCCCGGAGTGGCCCGTGGGAAGTCTTTACTTACTTGACCCGCATGTCGTTTTTGACCGACGTTACGCCCTTGATGCTGCGTGCCACCTCGACTGCCTTGCTCGCTGCGGTCTGCGAACTCACGAAGCCGCTCAATTGAACCACGCCTTTGAAAGTCTCAACATTGATTTCAGCGGATTTCAAAGATGGCTCATTGAATATGGCAGCCTTCACCTTGGTGGTGATGACGCTGTCGTCGATGTACTCGCCAGTCCCTTCCTTCTGCGATGTGGATGCGCAACCCACGACGGACACCAACGCAATGGCCAGGAAAAATGCGGAAAGAAATTTGCTAAGTTGTTTCATGATTAAATTCTCCCAAAAAAATACGAAAATAAAACTCAAAAGTTACTTGTGATCGAAGGGCTATCTGCAGCTGCCTGTGGGCCTATCAATCTCATTCAAGCAGTTTAATGATGCTCCTGAAGCCGGGAGCCGTCTGTGCGGTGTCGCACATAAGTCAGGCAGTCTCCAAGTAGGTTTTCTGCGCTTATTGGCTTAACCAGAGCTTCCTTAAAACAAAAGGCCAACCAAAGATTAATGGTTGGCCCTTATTTGTGGGTGAACAGGTTGGGAAACCGATGCTTACTTTTGAGTCGGCTTCTGAACCGTTACTTCTACCATCACACGGCGATTGGGCTGCAGGCATTCAACCAACTTCTTGTTCTTGCCGCTGACTTTGCCTTTCACGTCATCGCAGGAAACAACCGGCTCGGATTCGCCTTTGGCAGCGGTTTCAATGCGATTGGCTTCAACGCCTTGGGCAACCAGGTAAGCCTTCACAGCATCTGCACGCCGTTGGGATAGTTTCTGATTGTAGGCATCGGTGCCGATCCGGTCAGTGTGGCCAGTCACCAGTATCACTTCCACTTGCGGATATTCCTTCATCTTGCTGACAACTTGATCATCCAGCTGTTTCTTGCCACTAGCGTGAATAACTGATTTATCAAAGTCAAACAGCGTTTCTGCTTGCAGGGTGATGGGGGTGAAAGCCGCTTTTTCCGGGCCGGCGACAGGAACGGCAGCGGGTGCCTTGGCTTCTGCCATTTTTGGCTTAGCCTTCTTCACCAGGTCCGGATCGCATTCCTCAATCGCCATGGCCGGTGTCCAGTAGCCGGTTCTCCAGCATTCGTTGTAGTTGTTCTTGACCACATTGCCGCGGGTATCGAGCAGATAACCTTCCTTGGCGACTTCGTGTGCTGAAGCGATGCCCACTGAGGTTAAAGAAGCCAATACAAGCAGATTTAGTACGAGTCGTGAAGTTTTCATGTTTTCCCTTTTATTAATTATGAGTAGTTTGCAGCTATAAATCCGGCGCACAGCAGGCCGCCGGCAATGCCATTAATAAATCAGTAACGAGATACGTGGTCGTTCTCGATACGGACACGATCCCCAACACGCAAGTCGCTAATGCTTGGCTGTGCCACGGTTTGAACCCCACCGTTGTCAAGCCGTACCCGTATAAGGTAGGCATCTTGCGGTTTATTACTCTTTTCGATCTGGTGGCCTGCCATGGCCCCACCCACCACACCGGCCACGGTCGCGAGGTCCTTGCCTGTGCCGCCACCGACTTGATGTCCGAGTACGCCGCCTACGACGCCGCCAATGACAGCGCCAGCACCTATCCCGCTACCGCCTATTCCGCCGTCGCTCTCGCGAGTGATTTCAATCGCGTCAATCACGCCATAAGAAGCGCGGGAATAGGATGACGAGGATGACGAAGAAGACATGGGACGAGTATCGGTACTCGCGCAACCGCTCATCAGGGCCGCTACAGTGAGAAAAGTTGCGATAACTATTTTGGGCGTTTTCATAATAAGACCTCCTGGATTGATGATGGCAGGTTAGTCTTAAAATAAAATACCTTCCGTGCGGTAGCGCACATAATTCAGAGTATGTCCCATGCTGTATTTTGGCAACCAGTCCCAAATCGTCGTCATTATGGAGGATGGCGCATCAGCCGAATTCGCCGGGGTCGGCAACGAGGGCGTGATCGGTGTCGCCCTCAGCACGGGCGGTGAAACCATGCTCAATCTGGCCATGGTGCGGTGCGCGGGCTATCCTGTCGGCTAAGATCTCAATTGCTGTAGGAGGCTTCAATCGTGGCGGGGGGCGCCGTTCCTGCGCTTTGCAACATTTGTTGCTGCGTTACACCCAGGCATTAATTACCCATATATCCCAGATCGCAGTCTGCAATCGACACCATTCGGTGGAGCAGCAAGAGTCGCAAGCGACTCGAGCAGACCCTTGCTTTCGCCGGGTGTTTTTTCGGCCATGATGAAGCGACTAGCGGCGGCCGATGAGCAAGCCGATTACCAAGCCGACGCCGGCGGCGATGCCAGCGGCTTGCCATGGATTTTCGTGAACATAAACGTCGGTGGCCTTGGCGGCCTCTTTGGTTTTGATGACCAAAGCCGTATGCGCCTCCGCCATCCTGGCTTTCACAACCCCGAGGGATTCTTCCGCCTTGGCGCGCACTTCGGCCAGCTTTTCACCACCTTGGTTGGCTGTCGCTTTCAGCAGGGCTTCCGTATCTGTCACCACCACCTTTAAATCGGCGATGACATCATTAGATAATTTTTCCATGCTGTCCCCAGGGGCTGGTTTTATCGTTTTCATAATAGACTCCTATCGTTTTAAATTATGGATTAACCGCTAAATGTATAAATCAGTTCTGCGGCTTCCTGAAGTTGGTGAATTATTCTTGAATTCCTGAGGAAAAAACCATCTCGCCACTCAGGGGGCGCTGATTCTACTTGCGCGCAGTAATGAGCAGGAACACCCCTGCAACCATCGCTCCCACGCCAGCCCAGATTGGGATGTTTACTGTCTCCGTGTCCTTGACAGACAGCTCTATCGGACCCAACTTGGCCTGATGCGTTTCCTTGGTATAAGTGAAGCCACCATAAGCTAACGCTAATCCGCCGGCTACGAGCAGCACGATTGCCAACATCTTGATTGAGTCCATCTTGATTTGCTCCTGAAGAGATACATTTGTATGGGCGGCGGGGAGGCCGGGTAAAACAGAAACTGTGAATAACCGGATCGCTTTATCCGGCCCCTCGCTGCATGGAAAATTTACAGGGTCGTCACAGGCGTCGACCTTGAATTACACGCAGCAATATCACCACGATCGCGATGACCAGGAGAATGTGTATGAATCCGCCCATGGTGTAGGAGGAGACCAAACCCAGCAGCCACAGGATGATCAGGATAAACGCAATAGTTCCGAGCATTTTCGTTACTCCTCAGTAAGACGGGCAGATATTGTCTTTGTATCTACGAGCGTCATAGATTGTTTAACAATGATCTCCTGATTTGAAAAATTACTCTGTACGCTAGCGCACTTATCGAGCAGATTCTTTTCCGTTGCTTGGTGATGCTTGTCGTTGTGTGGGTGAGTTATTTTGTCTGCCGGAAGAGGTTTGGCGGCGCGTTCCCAAGAGGCATCAGGGAAGCGCTAGTATGGCAGGCTTTTCAATCATCATCGCGGTGCCCCAGCGATGTTCGGTGCTCACCGGATGGGATGAGCGCCTTGAGCCGCAGTAGAGGACTACACCTTTTATAAAGTCGACCAACTGAGATTGATTTGTCGCCAACCACTTAAAGAAATGGCCATGAAAATGTTAAATATATGGACTTTGCTGAAGATTAACAAAGGGTAACCATAGGGAAAAATGGTTTTGTGTAACATATGCTGGTTAGTTTCACCCAAAATTTAACTGGAGAAAAAATTATGAATTCACGTTTCAAGCGCGTAACCAGCCGCTTGCTGATCGCCAGCGTTTTGGGTCTTGGCTTGCCGCTTCAATCGTCCCACGCCGGGCTGGTGGGAACGGACAAGGTGGCCGTGTCCGCCCAGTCACAATCCGAGCGCGAGCGTATTCATTCCTTCCTTGATCGTGACGATGTGCGTAAGGAATTGCAGACTCAGGGAGTTGATGTCAACACCGCTAAAGCGCGTGTGGATGCACTGACCGACGCAGAGGTGCAGAAGGTTGCGGGCAAGCTGGACCAGATGCCCGCCGGTGGCGATATTATCGGGATATTGTTCACTATTTTCGTGATCCTGCTGGTGACGGACATTCTGGGCTATACCAAAGTGTTTTCGTTTACGCGCTCGATCAAGTAAATTCGAGCCATGTTGTTTCGAGTCTGCGCCCGCCTGATTGCGGGCGTTTTCTTTTTGATCTGGCTGGGTGGCTGCGCTACGCCGCAGACGCAGTCCTTGCTTAAGACGTACTCCAGGCAACTACCGCAGCAGGTGGAGCTCAGCAAGGTGCCTTTCTATCCCCAGGAGACCCACCAGTGCGGTCCGGCGTCACTCGCCATGACGCTTAACGCCGGTGGCGC
Proteins encoded:
- a CDS encoding VF530 family protein, with translation MGDIKKTASLPSLEGITLEVIVTRLSESMGWEAMAAVVPVRCFTHDPSIKSSLKFLRRTPWARKKVEQLYLQQAQGSVESDFSYRDRH
- a CDS encoding cation:proton antiporter, with amino-acid sequence MTNPQWFMLVGGLLLVMGLTPSLLKRLPATSAIIYLAVGLLVGPTVLNWFHFNPLKESALLEVLTEVAVLISLFSAGIKMPVPFSFARWRTPVLLATVSMTVTVGMVAAFAYYVLGLPLGAGVLLGAIVAPTDPVLATDVQIRHPGDRDHLRFTLTCEAGMNDGTAFPFVMLGMGLLGLHEIGDSGLQWVVVDVLWATLGGIAIGVVAGVTLAHLGWKLRGELHKHELMDDFLGLGLIGVVYGLCVLLNAWGFLAVFFAAVALRQTELKLANNPKDYPDSRSLREIRMADSTSPDPEVTPTISQGSLMFKEHLERLSELILILLLGGTLFLDSWSWQAVGLALFLFMVARPFSVLIALLGSSTSWKMRGLTGWFGVRGIGSLYYLMFAIQHGLPEPLALEFIQLTLIVVAMSILMHGISVKPLMSHFWRRNK
- a CDS encoding response regulator; the protein is MVNPADFLNASILIVDDQEANVLLLEEILRDAGYACITSTTDPYAACELHRKNLYDLILLDLQMPGMDGFQVMEGLKEIETDGYLPVLVITAQPDHKLRALATGAKDFIGKPFDLIEVQTRIRNMLEVRLLYKKLENSNKVLEQTVLERTAKLRESEARFRRLTELSSDWYWEQDVNGHFTKIFGPVFEMLGIRVDDELGRIQDDQGARWDEIERKELEANLAARRPFLDFVYSRTNPNGSRQYLMVSGEPMFDTSGRYTGYRGIGKDVTETMSPGDELALHH
- a CDS encoding PAS domain S-box protein; translation: MFKKIRDLAIFSLPAEAEKGITEVRRQEALLKTGALQNAILNSANFSSIATDEKGVIQIFNVGAERMLGYTAADVMNKITPADISDPQEVIARAKALSAELETPIEPGFEALVFKASRGIEDIYELTYIRKDGSRFPAVVSVTALRDAQGTIIGYLLIGTDNTARKRAEEALLKAGALQRAIFNSANFSSIATDAKGVIQIFNVGAERMLGYTAADVMNKITPADISDPQEVIARAKELSAELETQIEPGFEALVFKASRGIEDIYELTYIRKDGSRFPAVVSVTALRDAQDAIIGYLLIGTDNTARKQIEVEQKLLDQRLRDQQFYTRSLIESNIDAIMTTDPSGIITDVNKQTESLTGCTRDELIGAPFKNYFTDPERAEAGIKRVLSEKKVSDYELTVRDRDGKETVVSYNATTFYDRDRKLQGVFAAARDVTERKRLDQVLQENNIELESAKFVAEKANLAKSAFLSSMSHELRTPLNAILGFAQLLEVGSPPPTAAQIVRLNQIIKAGWYLLELINQILDLAVIESGNLSLSREPVSLIEVMRECQALIEPQAQQRGIQLNFLPFDHTWFAHADRTRVKQALINLLSNAIKYNREQGTITVEFTASTPERIRISIKDSGEGLPPQKLMQLFQPFNRLGQENGAEEGTGIGLVVTKQLVELMGGTIGVESTVGVGSKFWIELIRDVMPQLPTGDPLSSELTQPARPNAAPRTLLYVEDNPANLMLVEQIIQEHPHIRMLSAHDGNLGIAVARTHLPDVILLDINLPGISGFQVLKILREDPLTAHIPVLAISANAMPRDVETGLEAGFFRYLTKPIKVHEFIEALNMALELAETGLNGSIRPSGQ
- a CDS encoding Crp/Fnr family transcriptional regulator; the protein is METSQNPNLNHLLAALPTAEFEHIAPQLELVAMPLGDVLCESGGQLQHVYFPTTAIVSLHYVMENGASSEIAGVGNEGVLGISLFMGGNTTPSRAIVQTGGYGYRLKARVLMEEFNRAGPMMHLMLRYTQALITQISQTAVCNRHHSVEQQLCRWLLLTLDRLPSNELTMTQELIASMLGVRREGITETAGNLQRTGLISYRRGHITVLDRSGLESHTCECYNVVKKEFHRLLCDGRNRQDPSASHD
- a CDS encoding DUF3096 domain-containing protein → MNMTLNLAPLVSLIAGVLILMAPRLLNYIVAIYLIIIGLIGLFGGSGFHIR
- a CDS encoding AI-2E family transporter codes for the protein MDASEDLAGNQEPAAQVSVTAHPLTVYVPVDARGVALGILATVALVFALDWMQKFFVSLLLGIFLAYTLNPLVVWLERIKIQRVLGTTMVMVAVVCALVLGTYSLRGQMQSIVAQLPEAASKLSAGFTSMRDDPSGNMKKMQTAVGAVEKATSQIAGIPPGPKQRTTHVVIETPGFKLGNFMWAGSMGALGFIAQAIMVIFLAFFLLAGGDTFKRKLVRLAGPTLSRKKITINILNDINDSIQKYLFMLLMTNLLLGLLTWIAFRWIGLENAGAWAVAAGLLHVIPYVGPIFTAAATGMAAFMQFDSLSMALLVSGASLAIATIIGTLVTTWMTGKIAKMNAAAVFISLLFWAWLWGVWGMLLGIPIIVILKVVSQHVEQLQPVAELLGE
- a CDS encoding BON domain-containing protein — encoded protein: MKQLSKFLSAFFLAIALVSVVGCASTSQKEGTGEYIDDSVITTKVKAAIFNEPSLKSAEINVETFKGVVQLSGFVSSQTAASKAVEVARSIKGVTSVKNDMRVK
- a CDS encoding OmpA family protein; this translates as MKTSRLVLNLLVLASLTSVGIASAHEVAKEGYLLDTRGNVVKNNYNECWRTGYWTPAMAIEECDPDLVKKAKPKMAEAKAPAAVPVAGPEKAAFTPITLQAETLFDFDKSVIHASGKKQLDDQVVSKMKEYPQVEVILVTGHTDRIGTDAYNQKLSQRRADAVKAYLVAQGVEANRIETAAKGESEPVVSCDDVKGKVSGKNKKLVECLQPNRRVMVEVTVQKPTQK